The region AGGATTAACTTTTTTAAATTGAGGAAACACATTTGACTCAGTTCAGCCTGATCGAGGTTCTCCGGCAAACGTCACCGTTTACTGAGGCCATTCTGGCGATCCTCCTGATTGTTTCCATCTGGTCCTGGGGCATCATTCTTTCCAAGTGGCTGCTGTTCCGGAAAATCGCCAAGGAATCGGAGACCTTCTGGAAGATTTACCACCGTGGCAAGAGCATGTCGGAAATCAGCACCGCATGTGAAACGTTGCGCTTCACGCCGCTCGTCCCCGTATTCCAGACCGCGGTTGACAAGCCGAACTCCTCGCTTGGCGCGCTTCAGCGCGTGGTTCAACGCGCCTCTGCGGCCCAGATAACCAGATTGGAAAGGCGGATGAATTTTCTCGGAACAACGGCCTCGGTCGCGCCGTTTATCGGCCTGTTCGGAACGGTCTGGGGCGTCATGACGTC is a window of Terriglobia bacterium DNA encoding:
- a CDS encoding MotA/TolQ/ExbB proton channel family protein, translated to MTQFSLIEVLRQTSPFTEAILAILLIVSIWSWGIILSKWLLFRKIAKESETFWKIYHRGKSMSEISTACETLRFTPLVPVFQTAVDKPNSSLGALQRVVQRASAAQITRLERRMNFLGTTASVAPFIGLFGTVWGVMTSFAALGNANAASLHTVAPGIADALIATAFGLFTAIPAVVAYNSFVYQLRTVGGQLDELQVEVLATAERVGS